From the Lepus europaeus isolate LE1 chromosome 14, mLepTim1.pri, whole genome shotgun sequence genome, the window TAGGACTTGGGATATTTTCTCCACCCTCAATCTTCAATACATTCATCTGCATGTTGTcaggcttttgaaaaaaaaaaattcctgttttgATAATTAAATTAAAGTTGTttgaattgtttaaaaatagTACAAGGTAAGGAtataattttttatctatttttaaagttttatttatttattgagaggtagtgttacagagagagggagaaacagagaaaagtcttccatccactggttcactctccaaatggccacaataccagagttgagctgatctgaagccaggagcctggagcttccttccggtctcccacgaaggtgcagcggcccaagcacttgggccatcttccattgcttttccaagccataagcagagagctgtatcagaagaggagcagggacaCGACAGCACCCAttttggatgctggtgccacaggcagagacttaacctactatgccacagtgccaggctcttgtttttatttttcgaGTTATTTTGTACACATTTATAGGATACTTTATGACATTTCTATTTATGTCTATACTGTATAATGGCCAATCAGGGTAAACATGCTTCCTCACACCTTTAACATTTCACTATGGTGAAAACATTGACAGTCCTTtgttctagttttgttttttaaagaatatacagTATTTTACTATTTCTTTGGTTACCCTAATTTATTTTCCAGAAGATAAATTTTCTACTTTGatttgctaaatcctctgtgctTTCTTCATTTATGTAACATTTCTTAAGGTAGAAATCTTGAAAGTGATGTGCTGATCAAGTAGATCAAGTATGATTAAGTATCAACAGTGTTGGGTAGGACTAAGGACAAATTTGGAGGGTCATTCCTGGGAGGGGGTGTCTGAGGCACTGAGTTTTAGAAGCACAGTCTGGGTTTATGCAAACCATTCCTCATGTCCCATTACACATCCCTTTTCCCTCACCACCTTAGCCTTTTGCCCCGTTTCCACAATCTGCTAGATAAATTCATGGCATGACTTGTGTTATGTGGACCTAAGTAAGTTGGTCTCCAACCTCCACCCATTGGCCCCCAGATCCCCACACACGAATCTACACAGCTGCGGGACAAATGAGGTCAATTAAGCTATCTAAAGGTAAAAATAGAGCCAAAGTTTACATTCTAGGCAAGACCAGTCTAACTTATGTTAGGTAGACTGAGAGATGGTTTCTGTGTATAAGAGTGAAAACAATGCCTAGAAAGTGTAATTGAGGAAATGAGTTGTGCAGCCACTTGTTTCCTGAAACAAACTTTCCTTTATACAACCAGGATGCTGTCTTGGGTGGCCTCTGTGTAATATAGAAGATGAAGTAACAGACTTCAAACCAAAAACAAGGTGATTCACATGAAGCTATTCATTGCTGGAAATCTGCACCAGCATTCGACCCAGATAGGGCTTGATTTTCCTTCCGACACTCTACTGTGGGGCTAATGCCATGGATTTGTCCTTAAAATGAACTCAAATTGTTTTGTGATGTTGAGATAATCCAAAACTTGGACAGATCAGAACCAGGGCTGTCAATGGGACAGTTTCTTTCCGAAGAGTCTCAGGTACATGCAGACAATGAGAAAGGCAGGAATGAATTCTGGCTGAGATGTCTTCCTTCCAAACTCCTACCAGACCAAGGTCACTGGGGGCAATTCCTAACTCTAAAACTGCCCTTAGAGCTGAGACTTTCTCCCACCACATATTTTAAGAGATCACCCTTGGTTAAACGTAGAGTTACTACAAAAGACAACCTACTTTTCCTCACACAAATTTGTAGTGTTCTTCCCAAACAGATCACAATCTGTGGTCCAGATCTTTTTGAGTCCTACTGGGCGCGGACCGGGAAGGACAGATTCAGCATCTTCCTGCCATTCTTTTCGATAACGGGATTGACAAACTATGAAACCCACCTTACCAATTTTGATCATGTAGGAATTAAGGTCTCGCAATCCCTTTGCGCTTTGGGGCCACGAAAACCGTGAAACTGGTTGGtcccgtgtgcacacacagggccACTGCCCGGGAATGGCCCCAGCCTAACAATGATCCCCTCGCGCCTCAGCTCTCGGTGCGCGCCTGCACCTACGTAGCTTTCACGTGCGTCTTGCTAAGGGAGTGCATGTGTGGCTCCATCCGAATATGCTGAAACAAATTTCGGATAGAGGCGCGGAAGACAAGACAGAGGGAAGGTAGGAGCTGAAGTGCAGGGGCTCCAGGCCTTGGGGCGGGAGGTGGCTACCAGCCCGGCTGGGTGCGCAAGTCCGGCGCCCGCCGCTAGAGCCCCCCGTGCGCTTCCCGGCCCAGGCCGTGCTGCCCCCCGGGCGGCCCAGCGAGCCTCTACCAGACACCATCCACTCTGCGGAGCCGGAGAGGGGCCGCGGGCGGGCTGGCCGAGGGGCCGGTGGGGCCGAGCGGCAGCCCCGCACAGCATCGCCACGTGAGTCGCGGCCCTGGCCTCGCAGAAACGCCAACTTTCCCGGGCAGCTGCGCCCAAGTTCCCACCGCCCGCAGCCGCTCCCGCCCCGCACCGACCTAGCTGCAGCCTCTTCAGGCCCCGCACCAACTCCGCTCCGGTCCCTCTCTGACACCTTcagggcccccggcccctccagcTCCGCTCCCACCCAGCTCCAGTCCCGCAGGCCCGCCGCTCGGCGAGGAGACACAGTAAGTGCGGGCGGCGAAGCCTCCGTGCCCTCCCGGCCCTCACCCCGCACACAACGCCCCGGTCGCCTCGCCTTCGTTCGCCCAGGCGCGTCCGCGGTGTTTTCTGCGGTGGAGAATTACAAACATGGCGACCCTCGATCCCCGAGCCCTTCGCGCGGAGCCGGCGGCGGGGGGAgcctgggaagagggaggaggccgcctgggaggaggaggaggaggtggaggaggaggaggaggaggcggcctgagcgtcccccccgccccccgcgcccgtAGCCGGCTCAGGCCCGAGAGGCGCCGGGCGGCGGGAAGGAGGCGGCACCGGAGGGGAGGgccgggcgcggcggcggcggcggcggcggagccgGAGCATAATGGTGGGGAAAgctcggcggcggcggggcggcgggACGGCCGGCGGCGGAGGGGAGGGCGAGGGCGTCCGTGACGATGGTGCGGCCCGTGCTGTGGAGCCTGCCCCGGGTGCGGCCTCGGCTCCAGGCTGCCCCGAGAGCTTTGTGGGCGGCGGGCGGGCCTGCGGGGCCTgcggcggggggcggcggggccTGCGGGGCTGGCGCGTCCCATCCGCCCGCCGCCCCCTCGCTCGCCCGGCCGCGGCCGCCGAGGAGACCTGGGGAAGGAGGCCTCGGAGGACCGCGCGGGGCCTGCCCGGGCCAAGAAGCCGCGGAGTCGCGTGAGCGCTGCCCGCCAGGCCCCGCGCCGCCCGCCAGGCCCGGCCTCCGGGGCCCGTACGCGGTGGAGGTCGGCTGGGCTCCGGGCGTGTGGAGGCGGAGGGGCAGCGTTGGTCTTCGCAGTGCGTCGTGTGTGTGCGAGCGATGGAGCGCGGGATAGAGCAGGCCCGGAGGCCCGAGGCAGGGATCCATCTGTTTGCCGGGGGCTGCGGGCGACCAGCGGCGAGGCCATCGCTGCCTCAACAGGTTCTTCAGGGCCTCTGGTCCATCCTTGTGGGGTCCGCTGCCGCTCTCCCACCCTGAGCTCGGGAGCGAAGCTGCTCTGGACGCGGCTGGGACGAGAGGCTTCCTGCGCGCGGCGGGACCTGAACTTTCCCTTGCGCGATCTCCCCTCGCGCTTTTCCACTGGGCCGGGCCGAGGGGCGCTTGCGATGAGTCCGCGGGACCCGCTGCCCTGTCCGGCCTGGTGTCATAAACGGTGTGTCTACGGTGCTTGGTGCCCTCTGCGTGGTCGCATGTGTGGTGTGCAGAGTGCCCGGTGAGGAGCGAGGTGTGTACACAGCACTTGGTGTACGTAATAGCGAGTCACAGAGTGTGTGTTTACATAGTATCCTTGTGGCACTGTGTATGCAGTACCCGGTGGCATGTACAGAACGCACGTAGTTTTTACAGTATTCGGGGTCTCCAGTGTGGCTTGGTGTTTCATATCCGAGTGTCCCCCGTACCTGGCTCGCTGTATGGTGTGCAGGCCATCTCAGGGCTATGCAATGTGTGCACGGTGTCTGGTGTCATATGCAGTGAACTCAGTATCCTGGGCACTTAGAAGCTGTGCATGCAGTAGTACCCCAAGGGCCCGTGGCTGGTGTGCACATAGTACCCGGAGTCCGTCCTGCTGATGCGTGCACAGTACCTAGAAGGTTTTTGGGAATAATCCATGTTGAAAGTCACAAAATAAAGTAATGGGGGAGAGGAGacgctcctccccttcctcctcctcttcctcctcgtcctcctcctcttAAACCGAGGCACAGACTAGTTCTTAGTAGTTAGGACAGGCACAACCTCTTCAGATTTGGGGGTCTAATTAGTGATTGGACGTTCTCAGGGAGCTAGTAGCGTTGGTTGTGCTTTGGAAGTTTGAGTACTGTCTGGTAGGCAGCGTCATCTTTGTGATTTGTCTGAGTGTCTAATTTGTCCAAGCAGGAGATAAATTTCTAACTTTTGTGcaggcatagtttttttattttgctttccttaTCTTTGACAAACTGTTGCTGGTTCCACTGGAGTCATTATTTTGGTTGACCTTGCTTTCCAAGATGATCAGACTAGCGGATCAAAGATCAGAAGATATGGGAAGATATCATCATGACAGAACCAAcatgttttttcttgtttaactCGATAATTAAGAGGATTTCTGTACGATAAAACTTAGCTGCTATTCAGTATTCCCAGGGTAGCATCGTGTTGATGCTTTAGTGGGTGACATCTTGCATATACCAGTGAATGGCATGTTGAACTTGCACCCTTCAGTAACCCCTTTGTTGTCAGAGTTGTTCACATAATGTATGATAGAGGAAATCCTACTCTTTGGCATACCTTAACCTAGGCACTAATTGGAGCTAAGGAAGTTTTAACATTTGTCCTAGACAGATCAGATGCTGTTCTAACATTGCTTACTTAAAGCCCTAAGCCCCTAGTTTCAGAGTTTGTTACTTGTCTTTCAACTGAATTCTATATGAAGAACATCATACATTAAAGCTTAGAggatgcatctttaaaaaaaaaagatggcgaAAATGGACAGTAGTAAGACTTAACTTTATGATAAATACCTTTCCCTGTTTGAAACCTTAACTCggatttaacatttcattttgttccggGATGACTAGTttgtgttttgttgctgttgctgttttggttttgtgttgtgtttttgtttttggttttggtttttttttttttttttttttttttttggtcatcaaCATGATTGAGAGCACAGACATTGAAGCCCAGTGGCTTGGATTTGAGTCTTTGAGTCTCTCCTCTGTCATTTAGTAGCAAAGTAGCCTCTGGCGAGTTAGTTAAACTTGGCCATAGTTACTATCAGTTTCTGTAAAACAGGATGATAGTAATTGCACCAGCCTCCTAGGGTTATTGTAAGGATCAGAGAATCTGTTAAAGCATTTGAAATAGTGCATGGCTCATAATAAGCATGACAAGGAAAGGTTAGCACAAGTTGAGCTTTTTACAATGCATTATTTTCTAGTTGCTGTAGGAAAACTATAGATCCTTGACTGATAGTGTCagtttccatatgattttctgGTTGAGGCCATCTTGTCTTCTCAGTGAAATTCTAATCTTAAGTGATCTAGGGtggaagaaagatgatattttctGTCCTGAGAATTGTTTAATGTGGAAAGGCATAAAGATCTGAAGTTACACTATGGCATACTCACATAtgatatggcttttttttttttttcctagtttgtGTTTAACTGTCAGAACATGCCTCTGAATCTCTGTTTTTTTCCCTTGGAAAATAAGCATTTGTTACACTCCATAGGGCTTGTTCACCTGAGATgattttaagaaagtttttatcATTACTTCATAATCTTTGATGAATAATATGTAGATCTGAAATATACAGCATGTGAGTTCTTAACTATTGGCTTAATTAGCTGTTACTGGctttaatgttttttgtttttccacatTTGTCTCCTGTCTGTAACTGCttcaggtttttgttttatatttgctcAACACAGATAGGCTTTCTACATAAAGAGAATCTTTCTGAATAAAAAAGAACCTTTTCTTTTCATCATCATGGAAACTAATCCCTTGTCAATTTTTGGAGgggtatttcattttatttatttattttttaaattttatttatttgaaagccagagttacagagagaggtagagagagagagagaaagaaagtctttcacctactggttcacaccccagatgaccgcaatggccagagcagagcaaatacaaagctaggtgccaggaacttcttccaggtctcccaggagggtgcaggggcccaaagacttgggccattttctgctgctttctcagaccatagcagagagctagattggaagtggagcagctgggactcaaaccagcgatTGGGGGGTATTTTAtcaagaagtaaaaaataaacaactgaaTTTACTTTCTTCTTGTATCTCTAATATGAGTATGAAGGGGTTTCAcagttttttacaccaaaatattcttaattccattttctatgaagtttttgaagtactttgtAACTTTCAGTTAACTTCTTACAGTGTCATTGACAAGTTttttgggttgttttgttttgttttgttttctttttacaaaaacaaatgtaaaGCTGCTTGGGTAGAATAATTCTGTGCAGACATTAGTGACCTGGGATTTTTTTCTCCAAGATGTCTTGATGTTCTGTTATCTACAATTTTATTACATAAATGAATACCATGGTAATAATATATATCAGTTATGTCTGCCATGCCTCAGCCACTGTTGACAGGAATTTACATCCACTATCCCACCTTTAGAGACCTCCCACATATTACCATCCGGACTGCACAGCAGTCTTCCTTTTCAATTATGGAAGGTTCACTTCCTTGTAGCATCCATATATAGTTCTGTCCCATTCCAGCACATATACATGTAAATTATAGAGAAGTGGAAAATTAGATGTTttaagagagaaagtgagctatATAACATAAAAATTTGAGCATATCCTGGGACAAGAGATAAATGATACAAATGAAGATGATATAAGTGaggtaaaaattaaaatctaagtaTGCAGTAAATAGTCTTTTTGAATAATCGTGGTTTAGCTATTGTTTTTAAACATGCAGAAATGAGTTATGCATTAAGGAAAGATACTTTTGTTTTGAGGTTGTTTGCTGATACTGATTTTTCACTTAGAAGATTCTTAAAAAGTTACTTAGtttgtattatgaaaatgctATATGATTTATTATAATTACAATTGCAAATAGTCTTAAAAAGATTTTTGCAGAGGAATTTcacaaatagatttatttatttagctcaaCTTAATATGTAATCTAATTTAGTTAGACATTTAGTTAATCTTTCATTTTTGGGAGAATAGAAACTATTCAAGAatagttttctgatttttaactCAGTTTCTTTAAAAGGGAAATTTAGTAATTTGGAAATTATTCTCACAATAATATACAAGATAAGAgcgtttaaaatgtttttgatcagAGCACAATCAAAATACACTGTGTGCACTTAAGTGATTTAGTCTCACTGTTAACTCATTGTACACTTACAACTTACATTGTGTCTATGGAAAATGTCCCTAAAAGTTTGGTAATATCATTAAATGTTCATAGTATTTGCCTGATAAATGGTTAACggtttctttcacttaatgtAGAATACTGAGAAAGAAATGACAAAGGTAATGCATATTATTGTATGAAGAGTTTTTAACGGACCATAAATGAGGATTCTTAAAgcttttgtggaaaatggaagcaaaagataagttattttgatacaaaaattttgtgaaatccatgcaccagtttatttttaatatacaatTTCTTGAAGATCTTttgtatgcctggatttcaatattttttgcacccCACTAAATTTAGTTTTCAATTCAATTTCCTACCAACTTTAGAAGTACTGATGTAGATTCTTTTATGTTTGTTCTTCAGAGATTGCGGAATATATATTCAGATCACATCTTAAACATTAGTTGGAAAACATGTTCAGTTGAAAACTTGGAcacacagtatttttatttttgtaagctgAACAATATTTTTGTAGTAAActagtttcattttaaatatatgctATTATTGTCCGTCTTCATAATGTTTATAAGATTACGTTAAAATACATTGTATATTCTTGTAGGAGAATTTTGTGCAATTTTCATATCTTGACCCAGTTTACTAATACAttgttatttattaaaatgcCATCATGTTCCAGATACTTGTTATGCATTGAGATGAACCAGATAGCAAGATAAGACTGTTCTTGCCATCACAGAGTTCATAGTTTATAGTAATAGTTACTGAAgcacaaataataaaatgaaatggggGAAGTAAGTGGTAGAACAAACTGTGAGTTAAGGTACATCGTACTGGAGTTAAGATTACtcgtgagttttttttttttttttttaattcatttctttaaaaagcagagcTATGGAGTGGGGAaggtggagggagaaggagagagagagagagagagagagagagagtcagtccatcagctggtccactgtgcaaatggccacaatagcccaggctggaccaggctgaagccagcagcccagaactccatgcagtctctcttgcgggtggcagggacccaagtagttgagccattttctgctgccttctctgacacatgagcaggaggctggtaacctggactccaaccagcactctgacatggatgctggcatcacaggcagctacAATTAGCCCTACTTGTGAGATCTTCACACTAATGATTTCAAATTTATTCTGATTTGTGACTTTGAGATCTTACTATTTTAACCACTTTATGGTTTTTTAAAACAACATCGATTAGTAATTTTTATTATGTTCTGTTGAAAAGTtgagctttattattatttttgggtttgttgttgttgttgttgttttgcttttgacaggcagagttagtgtgagagagagacagagagaaacgtctttctttttccgttggttcagcccccaaatggctgctatggccagcgccctgcgccgatctgaagccaggagccaggtgcttcctcctggtctcccatgtgggtgcagggcccaagcacttgggccatcctctactgcctccctgggccacagcagagaactggactggaagaggagcaaccgggagagaatccagcaccccaactgggaccagaacccagagtgccggagcctcaggtagaggattagcctagtgagtcacagtgccggccagtTGAGCTTTATTATTAAATACCAAACATGTAATTATGTAAATACAAACATGTGTTATGTTTTTCATGTCAGTTCTTAGACCAGAAAGTTAGaaacatttaaaagttttaattttttttttcatctggttTGTCAAGAAGCACACCCTAAAGAACTAAGGATTTTCTTTCTTAGTTTAAGTATTTATCATGTGAACACAAAACAAAGGCATACACAaactttataaagatttatttacatatttatgtgaAGAGAttgagtgaagagagagggagagatctgagtaaaagagaaaaagagagattgaagagagggagagatctgccatatgctaattcactcctcagatggccacaacatccaggtctggaccaggccaatgccGAGAACCAGGAGCTGAAGTCATTGTCTTAAGGAATCTTGTGGCGTTCCCTCTCATGGATAAGTTCAATTTGGATTGAAATAAGTAATTTCTTGAAAGCTGCTTTAAGTGCTAAGGCTTCAAAATTATGTAGGATGTGTACTGTCACCTAAAGTGCTACTATTTTATTACACGATAGAGAAGTGCATCGAGTTGTAGCATTCACAGATTCAGATCATCCTGACAGTAACCAGTAGTCATGTTGTAATGGGACATTGATTATAGATTTCTTGTATTCACGAGCtgtggaaagatttttttaagatttctttcatttatctgaaaggcagagttacagtgttggtgggaggggagaggaagagacagagagagatcttctatttggtggttcactccccaaatggctacaacacctagggctgggctagagtgaagccaggagccaggagtctcatccaggtctcccgtgtgggtgcaggggtccaagcactttggccatcttttgctgctttcccaggagcattagcagggaacagtattggaagaagagcagctggtacttgaacaggtacccatatagattgccagcatcgcaggaggtggctttacctgctgtaccacaatgctgactcctgtAGAAAGATTTTTAATGAAGGCTAGTCATGGAGAAGTTCTCTCAACTTGAATGCTCTTAtgaatgtttttagttttctgtttttgtagattcttgatttatttgcttattgattatttttctatctcAGAATGGTATCTGAGAAATGCTCTTTGAGAGAACAGGTCCTTATGTTTGAGAAAACAGGTCTTTAGTTTTCAGTTGAATTTTGCACAGAGTGCTTCCCCAATTAATTGCAAACATACCTAGTTTAACTGCCCAATTCttggaatgaaaaaaataaggCTGGGAGCAGGAGATTAGGGttccagttaagatgcctatatcCCACCATGGCATGCCTGGGTTTATTTCTTGGCTCCCATTCCatattccaggttcctggcagtgtagaccctgggaggtagcaggtgatggctcaagtgtgtggctccttgccacccatgtagcagGCTTGGtttaaagtcctggctcctggctttggcctgacggTTGAatgcatttgggtagtgaaccaatggatggagctcatctttctttgtgtgtgtatgtgtctctttgtctcttgaatttgaaaaaaaaaaaaagtatttggagTTTCTATTGAGGTCATATTGAATAGATTTGATTGGGGGCTTATTTACCATCAGAGATGTCTTTTAGAATTATAGAGATTATAAAGTCTAAGATAacttatttttacttcatttataATTTAGAAGTCTTTTTCTGTGCTTAGACatattaaatttaatataatttaaagtaGAAATACCTGGCTTCTTTTACTCTGGAAAGTGTTTGTGTTTTACCACTCTGCATATACAACCTTGAGAAatctttcacttctgatccatattCATGTTGGATTGTTTCAGGTAAAAGCTCTACCATTTGAATCACTTTAAAGTTAAGCTTTATTTTAGGTTTATTAAAATAAgactagtttgagtcctagttacTTTCATGTGAATTGAAAGATGTACAATGAGTAGTCCAATTTAAATGTTAGCGTTCTCTCAGTTCATTTGTGTATTGCAAACAAATGGTAATGAGAATTGTCCTAGTGTAACCCTGAGTTCCACTGGTTTCTGGACCTTAattgttcttttaaatatatttttggtttatttagaTAATTTAGATGACAATGTAACAAAATTCACATTATGAACCAGGAGtgatttaatattttgtttctcaGAAATGAGAAGCAagcatttgaattatttttttctcttaaaaaatattgaattaggccggcgccgcggctcaataggctaatcctccaccttgcggtgctggcacaccgggttctagtcctggttggggcaccagattctgt encodes:
- the LOC133773490 gene encoding collagen alpha-1(I) chain-like, which produces MDYSQKPSRYCARISRTDSGPDRAAGPADSSQAPLGPAQWKSARGDRARESSGPAARRKPLVPAASRAASLPSSGWESGSGPHKDGPEALKNLLRQRWPRRWSPAAPGKQMDPCLGPPGLLYPALHRSHTHDALRRPTLPLRLHTPGAQPTSTAYGPRRPGLAGGAGPGGQRSRDSAASWPGQAPRGPPRPPSPGLLGGRGRASEGAAGGWDAPAPQAPPPPAAGPAGPPAAHKALGAAWSRGRTRGRLHSTGRTIVTDALALPSAAGRPAAPPPPSFPHHYAPAPPPPPPPRPALPSGAASFPPPGASRAASSLFPGSPRRRLRAKGSGIEGRHVCNSPPQKTPRTRLGERRRGDRGVVCGPDNMQMNVLKIEGGENIPSPKAMEKKNVKLPKSHMRVPGFNSQQWLLTAASC